The Thermobispora bispora DSM 43833 genome window below encodes:
- a CDS encoding TIGR03086 family metal-binding protein, with protein MIDIRDAYRRALHDFGERLHLVRDDQWELPTPCVDWDVRELVNHLVNENLLAPELLAGRRITDIAGMYEEDVLGDDPIKAFEVSAQNAVEAVYAEGALTRVAHLPFGDVPGREYISELFADALIHTWDLAHAIGASERLDPELVASCAEWFERTREDYQETGLIAEPVNVPEDADQQTRLLAAWGRVPAPRSGTAARRRAPR; from the coding sequence ATGATCGATATTCGCGACGCTTACCGGCGGGCGTTGCACGATTTCGGCGAACGGCTCCACCTCGTACGGGATGATCAGTGGGAGCTCCCCACCCCCTGCGTCGACTGGGACGTGCGGGAGCTGGTGAACCACCTGGTGAACGAGAACCTGCTCGCGCCCGAGCTGCTGGCGGGCCGGCGGATCACCGACATCGCCGGGATGTACGAGGAGGACGTGCTCGGCGATGACCCGATCAAGGCGTTCGAGGTGTCGGCGCAGAACGCGGTCGAGGCGGTCTACGCGGAGGGCGCGCTCACCAGGGTCGCCCACCTCCCCTTCGGCGACGTGCCGGGCAGGGAGTACATCAGCGAATTATTCGCGGACGCGCTGATCCACACCTGGGATCTCGCCCACGCGATCGGGGCCTCCGAACGGCTCGATCCCGAGCTCGTGGCGTCCTGCGCGGAGTGGTTCGAGCGGACGCGGGAGGACTACCAGGAGACGGGACTGATCGCGGAGCCCGTGAACGTGCCCGAGGACGCCGACCAGCAGACCCGCCTTCTCGCCGCCTGGGGCAGGGTGCCGGCGCCACGGTCCGGAACCGCGGCGCGGCGGCGGGCGCCGCGCTGA
- a CDS encoding helix-turn-helix domain-containing protein, producing the protein MHVPAPIVAVPWQGETEPCGEGQRDAAWRPRPAHWNEVLEVFKEVAVHATTSADLNEILTVIGSRLCHLLGVKRCSVYLRRDDGKFQGAAGWSATEGDIGDKIRILVSGIEGDRFTQDIVESRSAVLVVNAQQDPRTIHKTMVRWRVRDMLGVPLVVAGEVIGIIYVDNEQDPHVYDPVQIEVAELFGSLAALVVQQAVLHNRLRAQAIQLTRQKRTLEHLTNVHEQLVRAVLEGADLNRAVQMLSGLLNRPVVLYNPRFDVMAWAAPPGMAMQSAPVIPERVLKMPSVAAVINELNADRPSAIIPPTLAVGLGSRHLLCVLMTEGRPAGYLGVVEIGRAITDLDTKIAEQGAVVMALQVLSERRQIEAEGQAREDFLSDLLRGTRDEEQLMRRAPQFGIDLRSPYVLVRFCYADGQPATPRTARRAVLARALGRGLGMPEPPVIGVPGSDIALVRLTGGSEPAALRRVRRRLEALLRELSAKFKIEKVLVSSVCRRVGDFPLAHREIRELEELTTAFNWSRGLLFADDLGLFRLIVNSNRLKEAVRFATDFVRPLARYDESTGGQLVETLRAYVQAEGQVRGAAELLGVHENTIRYRLAKMREMGSLDPHRMDMLLTARLAFQILDFASGGPLGQASGPAVPAAGSQVV; encoded by the coding sequence ATGCACGTTCCTGCGCCCATTGTGGCCGTACCGTGGCAGGGAGAGACCGAGCCGTGTGGGGAAGGGCAGCGGGACGCCGCCTGGCGGCCCCGGCCCGCCCACTGGAACGAGGTGCTGGAGGTCTTCAAGGAGGTCGCGGTCCATGCGACCACTTCGGCCGACCTGAACGAGATCCTCACCGTGATCGGCAGCCGGTTGTGCCACCTCCTCGGGGTCAAACGGTGCTCGGTCTACCTGCGCCGGGACGACGGGAAGTTCCAGGGCGCCGCGGGGTGGAGCGCCACCGAGGGGGACATCGGCGACAAGATCCGCATCCTGGTCTCCGGCATCGAGGGAGACCGGTTCACCCAGGACATCGTCGAATCACGGTCCGCGGTGCTCGTGGTCAACGCCCAGCAGGACCCCCGGACCATCCACAAGACCATGGTGCGCTGGCGGGTCCGGGACATGCTCGGCGTCCCGCTGGTCGTCGCCGGCGAGGTCATCGGCATCATCTACGTCGACAACGAGCAGGACCCGCACGTCTACGACCCCGTCCAGATCGAGGTGGCCGAGCTCTTCGGCAGCCTGGCCGCGCTGGTCGTGCAGCAGGCCGTGCTGCACAACAGGCTCCGGGCCCAGGCCATCCAGCTCACCCGGCAGAAGCGCACGCTGGAGCACCTCACCAACGTCCACGAGCAGCTCGTCCGCGCCGTGCTCGAGGGCGCGGACCTCAACCGGGCGGTGCAGATGCTCAGCGGGCTGCTCAACCGGCCTGTGGTCCTCTACAACCCCCGGTTCGACGTCATGGCCTGGGCCGCGCCACCGGGCATGGCCATGCAGAGCGCGCCGGTCATCCCCGAGCGGGTCCTGAAGATGCCGTCCGTCGCCGCGGTCATCAACGAGCTCAACGCGGACCGCCCGTCCGCGATCATCCCGCCCACGCTCGCCGTCGGCCTCGGCAGCCGGCACCTGCTCTGCGTCCTGATGACCGAGGGCCGCCCGGCCGGCTACCTCGGCGTGGTGGAGATCGGGCGCGCCATCACCGACCTGGACACCAAGATCGCCGAGCAGGGGGCGGTCGTGATGGCCCTGCAGGTCCTCTCCGAGCGCCGCCAGATCGAGGCGGAGGGCCAGGCCCGGGAGGACTTCCTCAGCGACCTGCTCCGCGGCACCCGCGACGAGGAGCAGCTCATGCGCCGGGCGCCGCAGTTCGGGATCGACCTGCGCAGCCCGTACGTCCTGGTCAGGTTCTGCTACGCGGACGGCCAGCCCGCCACGCCCCGGACCGCCCGGCGCGCCGTCCTCGCCCGGGCCCTGGGGCGCGGCCTCGGCATGCCGGAGCCTCCGGTGATCGGGGTCCCCGGCTCGGACATCGCCCTGGTCCGGCTCACCGGTGGCTCCGAGCCGGCCGCGCTGCGGCGCGTGCGCCGGCGCCTCGAGGCGCTGCTGCGCGAGCTCAGCGCCAAGTTCAAGATCGAGAAGGTCCTGGTCTCCAGTGTGTGCCGCCGGGTCGGCGACTTCCCGCTCGCGCACCGCGAGATCCGGGAGCTGGAGGAGCTCACCACGGCCTTCAACTGGTCCAGGGGGCTGCTCTTCGCCGACGACCTCGGCCTGTTCCGCCTGATCGTGAACAGCAACCGGCTCAAGGAGGCGGTGCGCTTCGCCACCGACTTCGTCCGCCCGCTGGCCCGGTACGACGAGAGCACCGGCGGGCAGCTCGTCGAGACCCTCCGCGCCTACGTGCAGGCCGAAGGCCAGGTGCGGGGCGCCGCGGAGCTGCTGGGCGTGCACGAGAACACCATCCGCTACCGCCTGGCGAAGATGCGCGAGATGGGGTCGCTCGACCCGCACCGGATGGACATGCTCCTCACCGCCCGCCTGGCGTTCCAGATCCTCGACTTCGCCTCGGGCGGGCCGCTGGGCCAGGCGTCGGGGCCGGCCGTACCCGCCGCCGGGTCCCAGGTTGTGTGA
- a CDS encoding SDR family oxidoreductase: protein MATWVVTGASRGIGRAVAERVLRDGDRVVALSRKPDPEGWPAGHADRVLALAADVTDPRSLDEAARVIEERCGRVDVLVNNAGLHRGGKVSRLPREDWDAVLATNLTGPLEVTRQLLPLLGEGASIVNVGAVVGLRGFPGDAAYAASKAGLSGLTQVLAVELAPRGVRANLVIPGLVDTEMTSQLSARARQRIVDAIPLGRAAAESEIAEVICWVARATYMTGAIVPVDGGLLATFGGTTAPRAGAGTGPSGDR, encoded by the coding sequence GTGGCGACGTGGGTGGTGACCGGGGCTTCGCGGGGGATCGGCCGGGCCGTGGCCGAGCGCGTGCTGCGGGACGGCGACCGGGTGGTCGCGCTCTCCCGCAAACCGGATCCGGAGGGCTGGCCGGCCGGGCACGCGGACCGCGTGCTCGCCCTGGCGGCCGACGTGACCGACCCCCGGTCGCTCGACGAGGCGGCGCGGGTGATCGAGGAGCGGTGCGGCCGGGTCGATGTGCTGGTCAACAACGCCGGGCTGCACCGCGGCGGGAAGGTCTCCCGGCTGCCGCGGGAGGACTGGGACGCGGTGCTCGCGACCAACCTGACCGGCCCGCTCGAGGTCACCCGCCAGTTGCTCCCGCTGCTGGGCGAGGGCGCCAGCATCGTCAACGTCGGGGCCGTGGTGGGGCTGCGCGGTTTCCCGGGCGATGCGGCGTACGCCGCGTCCAAGGCCGGGCTGAGCGGCCTCACCCAGGTGCTCGCGGTGGAGCTCGCGCCCCGCGGGGTGCGCGCCAACCTGGTCATCCCCGGTCTCGTCGACACCGAGATGACCTCGCAGCTCTCGGCGCGCGCCCGGCAGCGCATCGTGGACGCGATCCCCCTGGGCCGGGCCGCCGCCGAGAGCGAGATCGCCGAGGTGATCTGCTGGGTCGCGCGCGCCACCTACATGACCGGTGCGATCGTGCCCGTGGACGGCGGGCTGCTCGCCACCTTCGGCGGGACCACGGCCCCGCGCGCGGGGGCCGGTACCGGGCCGTCCGGCGACCGTTGA
- a CDS encoding alpha/beta fold hydrolase: protein MAYLEVEDSRRIYYEHHAGPGRPVVLVHGWGVTGRCWDTVLPALLANGNEVVVIDQRCCGRSDKDFADVSIDALGSDVVRVVEALGLRKPVLNGWSLGGAVVVDAAAKLGANLGGLVLTGGATPRYTSCEDWPYGGSPADLEATLAAIGGNRAEVLKGVAGAVCHTDVGQATVDWMWLMFLEAGPRADESLRDLGRVDQRETIATLDVPVLLLAGRHDTFVPFDAIKTSAGMFPKARLVAFEETGHAPFLEEGEKYRSELLAFLNGLDG from the coding sequence ATGGCCTACTTGGAAGTCGAGGACTCGCGGCGCATCTACTACGAGCACCACGCGGGGCCGGGGCGGCCGGTGGTCCTCGTCCACGGCTGGGGCGTGACCGGGCGGTGCTGGGACACCGTGCTGCCCGCGCTCCTCGCCAACGGCAACGAGGTCGTGGTGATCGACCAGCGTTGCTGCGGGCGCTCGGACAAGGACTTCGCCGACGTGAGCATCGACGCGCTCGGCTCCGACGTGGTCCGGGTGGTCGAGGCGCTCGGGCTGCGGAAACCGGTGCTCAACGGCTGGTCGCTGGGCGGCGCGGTCGTGGTCGACGCGGCCGCCAAGCTGGGGGCGAACCTCGGCGGGCTGGTGCTCACCGGCGGCGCCACCCCCCGCTACACGTCATGCGAGGACTGGCCGTACGGCGGGTCGCCCGCCGACCTGGAGGCGACGCTGGCCGCGATCGGCGGCAACCGGGCCGAGGTGCTCAAGGGCGTGGCCGGAGCGGTGTGCCACACGGACGTCGGCCAGGCGACGGTCGACTGGATGTGGCTGATGTTCCTGGAGGCGGGCCCGCGCGCGGATGAGTCGCTGCGCGACCTCGGCCGGGTCGACCAGCGCGAGACCATCGCCACGCTCGACGTGCCGGTGCTGCTCCTCGCCGGCCGGCACGACACCTTCGTCCCGTTCGACGCGATCAAGACGTCGGCCGGGATGTTCCCCAAGGCGCGGCTCGTCGCGTTCGAGGAGACCGGCCACGCCCCCTTCCTGGAGGAGGGCGAGAAGTACCGGAGTGAGCTGCTCGCCTTCCTCAACGGACTGGACGGCTGA
- a CDS encoding acyl-CoA dehydrogenase family protein, giving the protein MAWDFSTEPEFEKKLAWVREFVREEIYPLETLDLDHHTFRRLARPLQQQVKEQGLWAAHLGPELGGQGFGQVKLALLHEILGASDLAPFVFGNHAPDSGNAELLALAGTPEQKERWLYPLLEGELLSAYAMTEPGTGSDPKQLTTSARLEGDEWVINGHKWFVGNASRADFHIVMAVTEPEADPHHRMSMLIVPTSTPGIRMRELGNMHAPDGRHPLWSHCEVFYEDVRVPRENLLGGRGEGFVLAQKRLGPGRIHHAMRWLGVSRRAFDMLCERAVSVSVHGSRLADKQTIQNWVADCAAQMEAARLLTLQAAWRIDRYGASNARLDISMIKYFGAAVMHDVIDKALQVHGSLGFSTDMPLEQMYRWSRAARIYDGPDEVHRVTVAKLLLRRYQPVEVPTEHVPTRREAALRRFQAQLELLTENM; this is encoded by the coding sequence ATGGCGTGGGACTTCTCCACCGAGCCCGAGTTCGAGAAGAAGCTCGCCTGGGTGCGCGAGTTCGTCCGCGAGGAGATCTATCCGCTCGAGACCCTCGATCTCGACCACCACACGTTCCGCCGGCTCGCCCGTCCCCTGCAGCAGCAGGTGAAGGAGCAAGGGCTGTGGGCCGCGCACCTCGGCCCCGAGCTGGGCGGGCAAGGGTTCGGCCAGGTCAAGCTCGCCCTGCTCCACGAGATCCTCGGAGCCAGTGACCTGGCGCCGTTCGTGTTCGGCAACCACGCCCCGGACTCGGGGAACGCCGAGCTGCTCGCCCTGGCGGGGACGCCCGAGCAGAAGGAGCGCTGGCTGTACCCGCTGCTCGAGGGCGAGCTGCTCAGCGCGTACGCGATGACCGAGCCGGGCACGGGTTCGGACCCGAAGCAGCTCACCACCTCGGCGCGGCTCGAGGGCGACGAGTGGGTCATCAACGGGCACAAGTGGTTCGTCGGCAACGCGTCGCGCGCGGACTTCCACATCGTCATGGCCGTGACCGAGCCCGAGGCCGACCCGCACCACCGCATGTCCATGCTCATCGTGCCGACGTCGACACCGGGCATCCGGATGCGCGAGCTCGGGAACATGCACGCCCCGGACGGCCGGCACCCGCTCTGGTCCCACTGCGAAGTGTTCTACGAGGACGTCCGGGTGCCCCGCGAGAACCTGCTCGGCGGACGCGGTGAGGGGTTCGTGCTGGCGCAGAAGCGGCTCGGCCCGGGCCGCATCCACCACGCGATGCGCTGGCTCGGGGTCTCCCGCCGGGCGTTCGACATGCTCTGCGAGCGTGCGGTGAGCGTGAGCGTCCACGGCAGCCGCCTGGCCGACAAGCAGACCATCCAGAACTGGGTGGCGGACTGCGCGGCCCAGATGGAGGCGGCGCGCCTGCTGACCCTGCAGGCGGCGTGGCGGATCGACAGGTACGGGGCCTCCAACGCCCGCCTCGACATCTCGATGATCAAGTACTTCGGGGCCGCGGTCATGCACGACGTGATCGACAAGGCGCTGCAGGTGCACGGCTCCCTGGGCTTCTCCACCGACATGCCGCTGGAGCAGATGTACCGCTGGTCGCGCGCCGCCCGCATCTACGACGGGCCCGACGAGGTGCACCGGGTCACCGTGGCCAAGCTCCTGCTCCGCCGGTACCAGCCGGTCGAGGTGCCCACCGAGCACGTGCCCACGCGCCGCGAGGCCGCCCTGCGGCGGTTCCAGGCCCAGCTCGAGCTGCTCACGGAGAACATGTGA
- a CDS encoding LLM class flavin-dependent oxidoreductase: protein MKFGVFYVLECPDHDYQRAYKEMFEQIEYAESLGFDEVWLAEHHGTDYGTMPSPQVTAAAIAQRTERMRIGLAASIITFDWPVRVAEDYAMIDVMSGGRLDFGVGRGYQPAEFRNMGKGDKQAVSREIFNESLEIIRGLWTKSPGETFSYHGKHFTLEDVDIRPHPVQKPHPPIYIASISPETFKLVAEQGYNMLVTPTLMTLPELKEFVVDAKRRLIAQGRDPLSLDFPMNWQIHLAESDEEALANTEKAFGWYFKTVMDLVPQGANVPKSYERYAELAKAAKEAGGLTVDGLREGGIVYVGTPEGLVEEIKALHDEMGLQHLICWMRFGGLEHEKVMNSLRLFAERVMPHFKDLEPVVPRALRDEGVVAARQ, encoded by the coding sequence GTGAAGTTCGGCGTTTTCTACGTGCTCGAATGCCCGGACCACGACTACCAGCGGGCGTACAAGGAGATGTTCGAGCAGATCGAGTACGCGGAGAGCCTCGGCTTCGACGAGGTCTGGCTGGCCGAGCACCACGGCACCGACTACGGCACCATGCCCTCGCCGCAGGTCACCGCGGCCGCCATCGCCCAGCGCACCGAGCGGATGCGCATCGGCCTCGCGGCCAGCATCATCACGTTCGACTGGCCGGTCCGGGTCGCCGAGGACTACGCGATGATCGACGTCATGTCCGGCGGCCGGCTCGACTTCGGCGTTGGCCGCGGCTACCAGCCCGCTGAGTTCCGCAACATGGGGAAGGGCGACAAGCAGGCGGTGAGCCGCGAGATCTTCAACGAGTCGCTGGAGATCATCCGCGGCCTGTGGACCAAGAGCCCGGGCGAGACCTTCTCCTACCACGGCAAGCACTTCACGCTCGAGGACGTCGACATCCGGCCCCATCCGGTGCAGAAGCCGCACCCGCCGATCTACATCGCGTCGATCAGCCCGGAGACGTTCAAGCTCGTCGCCGAGCAGGGCTACAACATGCTCGTCACGCCGACGCTGATGACCCTGCCGGAGCTGAAGGAGTTCGTGGTCGACGCCAAGCGCCGGCTCATCGCGCAGGGGCGGGATCCACTCTCCCTCGACTTCCCGATGAACTGGCAGATCCACCTCGCCGAGTCCGACGAGGAGGCGCTCGCCAACACCGAGAAGGCCTTCGGCTGGTACTTCAAGACGGTCATGGACCTGGTGCCGCAGGGCGCCAACGTGCCGAAGAGCTACGAGCGGTACGCCGAGCTGGCCAAGGCCGCGAAGGAGGCCGGCGGGCTCACCGTCGACGGCCTGCGCGAGGGCGGCATCGTCTACGTCGGCACCCCGGAGGGCCTGGTCGAGGAGATCAAGGCGCTGCACGATGAGATGGGCCTGCAGCACCTGATCTGCTGGATGCGGTTCGGCGGCCTGGAGCACGAGAAGGTGATGAACTCGCTCCGGCTGTTCGCCGAGCGGGTGATGCCGCACTTCAAGGACCTGGAGCCCGTGGTCCCGCGGGCCCTCCGCGACGAGGGCGTCGTGGCCGCGCGGCAGTGA
- a CDS encoding flavin reductase family protein → MTAQASIELDTVAFRETMSRFASGVTIVTTVDEAGVSWGFTASAFCSLSMDPPLVLVCLDKRADCHPVFLRAERFAVSILRLHHRELAVRFATKGADKFAGGLFRGFGAPPLPVVLDALGVVLCRTHARYDGGDHTILIGEVEEAVAGEGKPLVYHNRGFRSLLPQSVSLTGRR, encoded by the coding sequence ATGACGGCCCAGGCATCCATCGAACTCGACACGGTGGCATTCCGGGAGACCATGAGCCGCTTCGCGAGCGGCGTCACGATCGTCACCACGGTCGACGAGGCGGGTGTGTCCTGGGGGTTCACCGCGAGCGCGTTCTGCTCGCTCTCCATGGATCCGCCGCTGGTGCTGGTCTGCCTCGACAAGCGGGCGGACTGCCACCCGGTCTTCCTGCGCGCGGAGCGGTTCGCCGTCAGCATCCTGCGGCTGCACCACCGCGAGCTGGCGGTGCGCTTCGCCACCAAGGGCGCCGACAAGTTCGCCGGCGGCCTGTTCCGCGGGTTCGGCGCTCCCCCGCTGCCCGTCGTGCTCGACGCGCTCGGCGTGGTGCTCTGCCGTACCCACGCGCGGTATGACGGCGGCGACCACACGATCCTCATCGGCGAGGTCGAGGAGGCCGTCGCCGGAGAGGGCAAGCCGCTCGTCTACCACAACCGCGGTTTCCGCTCGCTCCTCCCGCAGTCCGTCTCGCTGACCGGCCGCCGCTGA
- a CDS encoding 50S ribosomal protein bL37 yields MAKRARKARARKKKRANHGKRPTYR; encoded by the coding sequence ATGGCGAAGCGAGCGCGGAAGGCGAGGGCGCGGAAGAAGAAGCGGGCGAACCACGGGAAGCGCCCGACCTATCGATGA
- a CDS encoding LLM class flavin-dependent oxidoreductase, which yields MAADQPTFGLWYDFRNPERWRRSFTDMCRETLDQITWAESLGLESVWLTEHHFCDDGYTPSPLVLAAAIGQRTTRMTIGTNLIVLPLHNPVRIAEDAATLSLLTGGRFRLGVGQGYWQTEFAAFGRELRYRPSLLEEGVALIRRAWSGSREPFTGKRFTFPDLPITPVPEQRPPLLVGAMQPRAIERAARIADGFLSTQNQHQETYLEAVARLGKPVAEARIYAGQWAIIAEDPERTWARIGDHALYQLNEYVSWGAFGPPESTPRFENRDQIIAAGAYRLWDADTAVRELTELIRSRPQIKDLHFWAQLPGEPIESGCERIEYLATRVIPQVRARLAALAEEDARSAVAGAPSATAGTAPGRA from the coding sequence ATGGCCGCTGACCAGCCGACCTTCGGCCTGTGGTACGACTTCCGCAACCCGGAGCGATGGCGCCGGTCCTTCACCGACATGTGCCGGGAGACGCTCGACCAGATCACCTGGGCGGAGAGCCTCGGTCTGGAGTCGGTGTGGCTCACCGAGCATCACTTCTGCGACGACGGCTACACGCCCTCCCCGCTGGTGCTGGCGGCGGCGATCGGGCAGCGCACCACCCGGATGACGATCGGCACCAACCTCATCGTGCTGCCCCTGCACAACCCGGTGCGCATCGCCGAGGACGCCGCGACGCTGTCGCTGCTCACCGGGGGCCGGTTCCGTCTGGGCGTCGGCCAGGGCTACTGGCAGACCGAGTTCGCCGCGTTCGGCCGGGAGCTGCGGTACCGCCCGAGCCTGCTCGAGGAGGGGGTGGCGCTCATCCGCCGGGCGTGGTCGGGGTCCCGTGAGCCGTTCACCGGCAAGCGGTTCACCTTCCCGGACCTGCCGATCACGCCGGTCCCCGAGCAGCGGCCGCCGCTGCTCGTGGGCGCCATGCAGCCGCGCGCGATCGAGCGGGCGGCCCGCATCGCGGACGGGTTCCTCAGCACCCAGAACCAGCACCAGGAGACCTACCTGGAGGCGGTGGCCCGGCTCGGCAAACCGGTGGCGGAGGCCCGGATCTACGCCGGCCAGTGGGCGATCATCGCGGAGGATCCGGAGCGCACGTGGGCGCGGATCGGCGACCACGCCCTCTACCAGCTCAACGAGTACGTCTCCTGGGGCGCCTTCGGCCCGCCGGAGTCCACGCCGCGGTTCGAGAACCGGGACCAGATCATCGCGGCCGGCGCGTACCGGTTGTGGGACGCGGACACCGCCGTCCGGGAGCTGACCGAGCTGATCCGCAGCCGGCCGCAGATCAAGGACCTGCACTTCTGGGCGCAGCTCCCGGGTGAGCCGATCGAGAGCGGGTGCGAGCGCATCGAGTACCTCGCCACCCGGGTGATCCCCCAGGTCCGGGCCCGGCTCGCCGCCCTCGCGGAGGAGGACGCGCGCTCCGCCGTGGCGGGCGCGCCGTCCGCCACGGCGGGCACCGCGCCGGGCCGCGCCTGA
- a CDS encoding nuclear transport factor 2 family protein — MSAAELTIERRLDRIESRFAIGDLVSDYCHGVDKRDLDRFLDIWHEDAVWEIGPPFGNFAGKAEIKRALTDLIWPAWRETHHWTTNLVVRFLDDDHAEGVCDVNCTGAADPQDVMQIVAATYTDRYERRDGRWGIARRHVEMFYFSQVPGVDLVPPTYG; from the coding sequence ATGTCCGCTGCGGAACTGACGATCGAACGGCGTCTCGACCGGATCGAAAGCCGGTTCGCGATCGGCGATCTGGTGTCGGATTACTGCCACGGCGTGGATAAACGGGATCTCGACCGTTTCCTCGATATCTGGCACGAGGACGCGGTTTGGGAGATCGGCCCGCCGTTCGGGAATTTCGCCGGCAAGGCGGAGATCAAGCGCGCCCTCACCGACCTGATCTGGCCGGCGTGGCGGGAGACGCACCACTGGACCACCAACCTCGTGGTGCGCTTCCTCGACGACGACCACGCCGAGGGGGTGTGCGACGTCAACTGCACCGGGGCGGCCGACCCGCAGGACGTGATGCAGATCGTGGCGGCCACGTACACCGACCGGTATGAGCGCCGGGACGGGCGGTGGGGGATCGCCAGGCGCCACGTTGAGATGTTCTACTTCAGCCAGGTTCCGGGCGTCGATCTCGTCCCGCCCACGTACGGCTGA
- a CDS encoding phosphotransferase family protein produces MTANAHPGAAGTATEPERLASWLRDRLGLPADRVSLTPLTGGNSNETVLVSAGDRRFVLRRPPRDPLAPSAHDMGREHRLLRALARTDVPAPRPVAYCADPEVIGAPFLLMEFIADGVSLTDRLPPAYAGAPDAVGELGRGMVRALATLHRVDWRAAGLEGFGRPQGFLARQVGRWRAQLDRYRVRPLPLFEEIAAWLERNRPEEQPPTLMHGDFHLDNCLFSAHEPRLLAIIDWEMATVGDPLLDLGLALAFWGPRPIQECAMPRIQAVSRAPGAPSREELAAEYAELTGRSIERLDYYMCLAFWKLAAIVEGAYAQHVSGRLNTEYAAALERDVPRLLEEAACIAGL; encoded by the coding sequence GTGACCGCGAACGCCCACCCCGGCGCCGCCGGAACCGCCACCGAGCCGGAGCGGCTCGCCTCGTGGCTGCGCGACCGGCTCGGCCTGCCCGCCGACCGGGTGTCGCTCACCCCTCTCACCGGCGGCAACTCCAACGAGACCGTCCTCGTGTCCGCGGGTGACCGGCGGTTCGTGCTGCGCCGCCCGCCGCGCGACCCGCTCGCCCCGTCCGCGCACGACATGGGCCGCGAGCACCGGCTGCTCCGCGCGCTGGCGCGCACCGACGTGCCCGCGCCCCGCCCGGTGGCGTACTGCGCCGATCCGGAGGTGATCGGCGCGCCGTTCCTCCTCATGGAGTTCATCGCGGACGGCGTGTCGCTGACCGACCGGCTGCCCCCGGCCTACGCCGGCGCCCCGGACGCGGTGGGCGAGCTCGGCCGGGGCATGGTGCGGGCGCTCGCCACCCTCCACCGGGTCGACTGGCGCGCGGCCGGCCTGGAGGGCTTCGGCCGCCCGCAGGGCTTCCTGGCCCGGCAGGTCGGCCGGTGGCGGGCCCAGCTCGACCGCTACCGGGTCCGCCCGCTGCCGCTGTTCGAGGAGATCGCCGCCTGGCTGGAGCGGAACCGGCCCGAGGAGCAGCCGCCCACGCTGATGCACGGCGACTTCCACCTCGACAACTGCCTGTTCTCCGCGCACGAGCCGCGGCTGCTCGCGATCATCGACTGGGAGATGGCCACGGTCGGCGATCCCCTGCTCGACCTCGGGCTCGCGCTCGCCTTCTGGGGGCCGCGGCCGATCCAGGAGTGCGCCATGCCGCGCATCCAGGCGGTCTCCCGGGCCCCGGGGGCGCCGTCGCGGGAGGAGCTCGCCGCGGAGTACGCCGAGCTCACCGGCCGGTCGATCGAGCGGCTCGACTACTACATGTGCCTGGCGTTCTGGAAGCTGGCCGCCATCGTCGAGGGGGCCTACGCGCAGCACGTCAGCGGGCGGCTGAACACCGAGTACGCCGCCGCGCTGGAGCGGGACGTCCCCCGGCTCCTGGAGGAGGCGGCGTGCATCGCGGGGCTGTGA